The following coding sequences are from one Brooklawnia cerclae window:
- a CDS encoding MarR family winged helix-turn-helix transcriptional regulator — protein sequence MSDEEDTLRTAQRLRLVVDRLRRVVRQAGLVEGLSRTEEATLSRLERVGPLTTAELADRERLRSQTMSTVVRSLVGRGLVRKTSDPSDRRRENVHITQAGLAMMASVNELRDRDLAILLERELSARQREQMAETLSWLEDLGNRR from the coding sequence ATGAGTGACGAGGAAGACACGCTGCGCACCGCGCAGCGGCTGCGACTGGTCGTGGATCGCCTTCGCCGCGTGGTGCGCCAGGCCGGGCTCGTCGAGGGACTGTCTCGCACCGAGGAGGCGACGCTCAGCAGACTGGAGCGCGTCGGGCCGTTGACAACGGCCGAGCTCGCGGATCGAGAGAGGCTGCGGTCCCAGACGATGAGCACCGTGGTGCGGTCGCTGGTCGGCCGGGGGCTCGTCCGGAAGACCTCGGACCCGTCCGATCGGCGGCGTGAGAACGTCCACATCACACAGGCGGGTCTGGCCATGATGGCTTCGGTCAACGAACTGCGCGATCGGGACCTGGCGATTCTGCTGGAACGTGAACTCTCGGCGCGCCAGCGTGAGCAGATGGCGGAGACGCTGTCGTGGCTGGAGGATCTGGGTAACCGCAGATGA
- a CDS encoding MFS transporter, with protein MLSNYAEILRLPGAWTFSLAGFILRIPMSLVGISTILLIKAMYGNYTTAGAVSAVSVIGVVVGAPILARLVDAHGQRRVMGPALTISTLALAGLVVTAVSHAPIPVLFIAAAVSGASWGSPGALVRSRWSLVATSPRQLNTAYALEAAIDEFVFIVGPILATTLGTAIHPASGLVLAIVCLTIGGVAFLGQRATEPPVVARVHGEKRPTVLLNPVVVVLALTYIGAGTMFGANDVAVVAFTEEHGAPQLAGLLLAFFALGSFTAALIYGARTWRQPLWKLFAIGVVLLALGASTFLLARSLVMLGIIMWITGLTIAPTMTNVNTIISKVVPRVQLTEGLTWMSTAMNLGASAGSFLGGRAIDAQGAHGGFLVVVVFAWVMAVLMLVGLPRLRRDTGKDEVATTVDERHEPDAARC; from the coding sequence GTGCTCTCGAACTACGCGGAAATCTTGCGCCTCCCCGGAGCATGGACCTTCTCACTGGCCGGATTCATCCTGCGCATCCCGATGTCGCTGGTGGGGATCTCGACGATCCTGCTGATCAAGGCCATGTACGGGAACTACACGACGGCCGGCGCGGTCAGCGCGGTCTCCGTGATCGGCGTGGTCGTCGGGGCGCCGATCCTGGCGCGCCTCGTCGACGCCCACGGGCAACGCCGCGTCATGGGCCCGGCGCTCACGATCTCGACGCTGGCACTGGCCGGCTTGGTCGTCACCGCCGTCAGCCACGCGCCGATCCCGGTCCTCTTCATTGCAGCCGCCGTGTCCGGCGCCTCCTGGGGATCACCGGGCGCGCTCGTCCGATCGCGCTGGTCGCTGGTGGCGACCTCACCCCGGCAGCTCAACACCGCCTACGCGCTCGAGGCCGCCATCGACGAGTTCGTCTTCATCGTCGGGCCGATCCTCGCCACCACCCTCGGCACGGCGATCCACCCGGCGTCCGGGCTCGTGTTGGCGATCGTCTGCCTGACGATCGGAGGCGTCGCCTTCCTCGGCCAGCGCGCGACCGAACCGCCCGTCGTCGCACGCGTGCACGGCGAGAAGCGCCCGACCGTCCTGCTCAACCCGGTCGTCGTCGTCCTCGCCCTCACCTACATCGGGGCCGGAACAATGTTCGGCGCGAACGACGTCGCCGTCGTCGCCTTCACCGAGGAACACGGCGCACCCCAACTGGCCGGATTGCTCCTGGCGTTCTTCGCGCTGGGCTCCTTCACAGCCGCCCTGATCTACGGTGCGCGGACGTGGCGTCAGCCCTTGTGGAAGCTGTTCGCGATCGGCGTCGTCCTGCTGGCACTCGGGGCGTCCACGTTTCTGCTGGCCCGCTCGCTGGTGATGCTCGGCATCATCATGTGGATCACGGGCCTGACTATCGCCCCGACGATGACCAACGTCAATACGATCATCTCGAAGGTCGTGCCCCGGGTTCAGCTCACAGAGGGCCTCACCTGGATGTCGACGGCGATGAACCTCGGTGCGTCCGCGGGGTCGTTCCTGGGCGGACGCGCGATCGACGCGCAGGGCGCGCACGGCGGCTTCCTCGTCGTCGTGGTGTTCGCGTGGGTCATGGCGGTGCTCATGCTCGTCGGGCTCCCCCGGTTGCGGCGCGACACAGGCAAGGACGAAGTCGCCACGACGGTGGACGAGAGGCACGAGCCGGACGCTG